The Aedes aegypti strain LVP_AGWG chromosome 1, AaegL5.0 Primary Assembly, whole genome shotgun sequence sequence TCATATTTAAAatgaatagttcaaaatcattccAAATGTCCATTCTGCCAAATTTTACATTGCTTTTAAGTTATATGTATTACGATTATAATAAGTAAAATGGAAACTTCAGGTCGTCTAATAAATCATTCTCAGTCTATAAAGCTAAATCATTAGGAATACCAATCTGATAGCTGCAAACAGTAACTTACCTAAATATGCAGGCGTTCCAACGACGGATCGCCGGAAGGACTTTTCTCCGATAATTCGCGCAAAGCCAAAATCACACAGCTTCACCTGGGGAAACTCGTTGTCCGACGATAGAAGTACATTCTCCGGTTTCAAATCACAGTGCACAATATTCCGACTGTGCAGGTATTTCAAAGCAACGAGAATCTGTAACGAGAGAAATGCATTCAAGGTTATTACTTCGAGAAACCCCCTAATCTATCACGTTCGCCTCATACCTGAGTAATCAAAAATTTAGTAACCCGCTCGTTCAGTCGTCCGTTCTGGTGCGAAAGAATCATCTCCAGCATATCGCCTTTCAGCTTTTCCATCACGACAAATATCCGTTCAGGTGTTTCGAACATCCGCTCCAGATTTACCACGCCAGCATGCGACAGATTCTGCAGTATCGCTACTTCGTTCTTGAGCTGCGCTTCCTGTTTCGTGGGGAAGCGTAGCTTGTCGATCACTTTGATGGCAACCGTCCGGTGCGTTTTCCGGTGCACTCCTCCGTACACGATGCCAAACTGGCCCGAGCCGAGCACTTCATCCGGGAAAATCTGATACAGCTGGCTCATGTCGGTGACCTTCTCTTCCGGTTCTCCACCGGCGGATTCCGACCGTATGTTGGTCACCGGCATTAGCGCCTGCTTGATGGCTGTTTCCCAACTTTTGGCCAAGTATGCACCGATTCCACTGTCCGGCGGTGGAAGAGCTAGCATAGGATCTCCTGGAATAAGCGAGTGAAGCCATTTTTGTTCAAGGATCAGAATAAGGATTTCTCAGAGATTACAACCAGGCTTCTCTCAAAAATCTAATGAATATTATggaccttcaaaaattcatccaacaATCCTCCATGGATATCTTCAAAACCGgtggaggaattactgaagaaaccTTCCATCAGTCCTGGTATCGCAGATAAAACCTCACTCACCTTCCTTCAGATTGTACAACGGGTCCTGCCCGACAAAATAGTCCACGTTGGCCGTCCGGATTTCGAAACAGTGCAGCACTTCGCTCTGCAGATTCCTCGCCGCGTCAACCGTAAGAATCTCGTTCAGCGGAATCTCCCGGTAGTACTTGCTGCCCTGGTCCGACACGAACAGCGTAATCGCCTTCGAGTCCAGCCGCCAGTAGTGCCGCTTGACAGATTTGTCCTTGTTGGTGAAGTGCACCAACCAACCTTCTTTAATTGCCCGCCCATCGCGCCGCTTGGTGTGCTTCACGGACTGGACGATCCTCATCAGGGGAATGTTCGCACTCGGGGAAGACGATGAGTTGCTGGATTGTCGAGATTGCTCACATATGACCTCAAGCCGATCGGACGACTCGTCATCGCGCAGCTGAGAGATGATACCGTTGATTTTTACCGGTGGACCACTGTCCATCAGGTTCACGTTTCGATTCTGGTTGATACTATTATTATTGTTGTTGTTCATCAACCCGCTTCCGCAGAGATTGTCATCCACGTCGCTTTCGTCGCCTGTGTCTTCCTTGTAGGTCATTTCACGCTCCCCGAGCAGGTTGCGATCGTCATGCGGATCTACCGGTTGGGTATTTTCTCCAGTACAATCCTTCGGCACGAGGTCCACACATTTCTTGTGTGCATTGTAGTGGCAGTCGCGACATTGCACTCCCTGCTTGAACAAACCGCGGAGGAGTTTCTTACAATACTGACATACCGTGGGACGGGTATAGGTGTGAATGGAGAAACTGTGAGGTATTTTGATGCCTCCGACGGCGCCACCCCGGCTGCCAAGCGATGGCGATCGGCTCTGCCGAATGTTGGCCGTCGATTGGACATTTGGAttgagctgaaaaaaaaaaaatagttttttaatgtttttattgGAGTTGATCACAGGTTCATAGAATGATCAGCTACACGACGTTCCACGGTAAATATGTAAGGACATAACTTGCTTGCGCCTAAAACtttccgtcatcaacgatgcacggtaccgacgcccgcctcggtacaatctagcgcgactgaaacaaccagcATCTTGCACCagttgaggactgctggaggacagtcaaagcagccattaacgctGCTGAGAGCATTGTCGGATACGTGGAACGgggttcaagaaacgattggttcgacgaggagaaTCAAGAGCTTTTGGAAGAGAAAAATGCAgggcgggctgcaatgctgcagcacggtatgcggcaaaacgtggaacgatacagactgaagctgttcccacgatgggggaagttaaggatgccattcaacagctcaagaacaataaagccgCTGCGCGGGCAAGGGTGATATCGGAGCCGCACTCTTCAAGATTGGCTGCATCGGTTGATAATCAGAATCTGGGAGACGTTACCGGAGGAGTGGGAGCAAAAGGCGATATATTCCCCATCTACCCTAAACGCCGCTAcgaagtgctatcccagattctcttccgtcgtctatcacctatagcaaacgagttcgtgggaaattatcaagcaggtttcatcgacggccactcaacaacggaccagatctttttcaTCCGGTAAAGCCTCCAGAAATGCcatgagtaccaggtccctacgcaccacctgttCATCAATTTCAAAGCGCCATatgacagtattgaccgtgtagtgCTATAAAAGATCATGTACGAGAAcagttttcccgggaagctgACAAGATTGATTGAAGCAACGATtgaaggtgtgcaaaactgcgtaaaGATCTCGGtcaaacactccagttcgttcgaattcctccagggactaCGACAAAATGAGTGAcattcgtgcctgctgttcaatattgcacttggaggtgtcatgcggagagccggacttaactgTCGAGTCACGATTTTCatgagatccggacaatttgtctgcttcgcggaatacggaaggaaatttgaaacggtggcagatttgttcaatcgcttgaaacgcgaagcaacaagagttaGACTGAtgatgaatgcgtcgaaaaaaaagtacatgttggcagtgatgccacatacacagatttatctgtaattacacagattttttcttgttattgcctacagatatctgtgatcacagatcacagaattttaggatatttcacaAGTTTATGACACGTTTTTGGAAGATTTAAATCAGAAATGCCATTACCCTGTTTAATTGTTCTCAAAAACTTaagaatttcaatattttagaaaCTATTAGTACTTCTAACTAACCTTTATAAGAATCAATTCAAATTAAACATTGATTACAAGCCAAAAACAGTCAAAATACGCTTGCAAAAATTCTTTCTGacctaaataaatattttggatatttttgcgACACAGATTTTCACCAAGATTTTTGGGGgttgacttaagataaaaaagattttttcagccgaaaacacagatgagaatCGGAAAAATATGGCAACACTGCATGTtggtacacgcaaaaaaaattgtaaaggtaaaaactaccattttagggggttaacttaagcgctcgcaccggaaattttcagcagaccagaaatgcgcttgattttaccatgtctgtagttggaatcagattgttgtaaattatttctgtcaaatgtaccagtaatgcggtgtggtgtaccgtaaacatagtaaattggtctgaatttccatgatagttttaagaatgggcgtggTCAGCTAaaacagttatttttaccacagaattttttcccgtgtaggcgaaactgagcgcgacagggctcgcctaggaagcagtgtcacgagaGACGGGGATTatttcgaggtggtggacgaattcatctacactcttaaaaataatgaaaattactctggacgtaattctggttatgactgaatgacacatgatgtaagtgatggaacgacacaaaaacgtgtctttgaagatgtattgaacaaaaaatgtaattttacatgttaaaggacacgaaaactatggaactgtgatcgacatttcccgaatcagacactaacgtatttgaaattggacacaaatttacgtcattcggctcgcttcttttatgtgcatcccaaaagacgtaaatcacattattttttggtactgtgtaccTTGGATCCGATCTGACGGCCGACTATAACGTTTAtcgtgaaatacgaaggcgcatcatctgtgaaagtcgtgcctactatggattccagaagaaactgcggtcaagaaagattcagcCCCGCACCGAATGCACGATggacaaaacgctcataagaccagtagtcctctacgggcatagaacgtggactatgctcgaaaaGGACCTACAAGcttttggggttttcgaacgccgggtgcttggaacgatcttcggcggctTGCAGGAatacggtgtgtggcggcgaaggatgaaccacgagctcgcccaactctacggcgaacccagtatccagaaggtggccaaagctggcaCGATACGATGGGcaaggcatgttgcaagaatgccggacagcaaatatggtgttcgcttcgaatcaggttggtacaagaaggtgtggagcgcagcgagctaggtggtcAATGTACAAGATTTATGTCGACGCTTACAACtattcatattttgttaaatcaatttatttaagTAATATTCCGAAGGTTTAAATTATACATTTAAAATACAAGCATGAAACAAGCTCATCTAATTGATCATCAATCCTAGACTGAGCAGCTGTAAGCTACTTTAATCAGCATGCTCGTTTCACAAAAGCAAAATATCACTCCAGCAACGCGAAAACCCGAACTcagaacaatttcaaacaaaaacaagaaaaaagacAAAGCTTGCTGAGAAAGCAGTTAGTATTCGTCTTTGGTTACGTAAGGAGAAAGGGGGGAAGGGGGATTCCTTGCAAATTGAGATTAATCTGGAATGCATGCCATTGACTTTGAGAAAATCGGTTAGAACTAGACCGATTAAAGATATGAAAAATAGATGTTAGATAAGAAAAAGTTTACAATCTTGATGAAATTATGAACGCAAgctttggaggaaatccttagaaaatatctgaaaaatttctataTGAATTCACGGAGGAAATCCTACATGATTCTGTGGATATATTTCTGGTGAACTTAGGACTGtcttgagaaatttcagaaatattttttgccTCCAAATATTCGCGTAGTAATTTCTCAGGACATATTTATAACAATTACATGAATAATACTATTAAAAGAATTGTCAGGGAAATTCGAGCGAGCAGCCTGGGATGAATATCTAAATTAACTTTGTGAGTAATCCCTGCTgagaattttatgaaaatgcCAATCCCTGATGGAAACCTTTGGAAACCCGGAAAAAAAATTTAGAGTAATATCTGGTGTAATGCCacgtaaaattacttttaatGGTATTCCCTGATTTTTGTGTTGTcgcctaagctggttacgtattTCTCCTCGAGACATTCGGATAATGTTTGTGTTTGCGTACAAATGCGGAGTGGTACGGTATGATACTCGATGAGCGATTGGATGTCGCACCATCGTCGGATCTATTAGTCGTTGGATCTACGACGGGAGTCGAATCAGTTCACCTTATGCAACCCACAGACGGTCAGACCCGGGGCAAACGACTTTTTAGGGTTTTTATGAATCGgaagaaatggatattgatgaggatttcCAGTTATAATTAGCACGAAGTATTCCGACAAAACATTTAAATTATGGGGGGCCTCTGTCGGGGATTATTGTGAACAGTCATCAATAAAGGAATGGCTATGGGTATTTCTCCAAACATCCTATCCAGAATATATTAGTGGTTTTCTCTACTTATTCTGCATAGGAGTTTTTTCTATGGATtaccagggatttcatcaataattcatccagggattttatcgATAATTTATCTATACATTTTTGTACACATTAACCAGAAATATCTTCCGGGAAAATCCTTCAGGtttaccttcaggaattcatccaggcatttttccagagattcctttaaatgttcctctacaaattattcagAATTCCACTGATTCATTCAAAAACCAATCATCAAGTTATTTCCTGAGTAATTCTTCAGGGCTTACTCTAAGcctgcctccaagaattcctccagatatttctataataattctttcaaagattccttctggaattcctctaggagttagTTCCAAGGATTAATAAGTCACGCATTACTACAGGAATCACATCAcgcattcttccagaaacttttccaaggattccacaagaaattcCCTCAGGGATCTCACCAAAACCTTTTCCAGGCCTTCCAGGATTCATCCTTAAATTCCACCAGGTGTTCCATTAGAAATTCCAACAGgtatttcttcagcgatttgttccagtaatttttctacaGTTTCATCCGATGATGTATCCAAAAACTCctcaaggattttcttcagtaattcttcctaggattcctccaagaattccacttaaaaattcctccagagattaatTTAAGAATTTTTCTAGTGAGACTTCAGGATCTCCTTaacaaattctttcaggattcttttcCTGCGATTCTACCaaaaaatttattcagaaattcattaaaaGATGGCTCAAGGAATCCCTATCAATAAATTACTACAGggatatcatcaaaaattcctccCATGCAAAATCCTCCAGTGATTATTCTAGTAATTTCGctgggaattccttcagcatCCTTCCTTGATCCAAacaatcttccagggattgcttcagagattcttttacgattttctctgaaattctttcataaattcaccaagaattcctccaagtgtTCCACCAGCAAGccttcaaggattccacaagaaatactgcaaaagaa is a genomic window containing:
- the LOC5576480 gene encoding serine/threonine-protein kinase D1 isoform X1, producing the protein MAGPEITFIFQFGNLRDIVTVSSHALTLKTLKDLACDFINTKVPENGLNRLSDRLLLFRHDYTSSNVLQMINSAAEIVDETLVEVVLTANRKSSLRYATSYSPKVPLTGINHTEILLSAINAPGSDDIPLVRPHALAVHSYKAPTFCDFCGEMLFGLVRQGLKCEGCGLNYHKRCVIKVPNNCSRVEHTGVLNAGSCSSGNRRTSSQPARSPSGGSSTSLISDDQATSGSGSLLLNPNVQSTANIRQSRSPSLGSRGGAVGGIKIPHSFSIHTYTRPTVCQYCKKLLRGLFKQGVQCRDCHYNAHKKCVDLVPKDCTGENTQPVDPHDDRNLLGEREMTYKEDTGDESDVDDNLCGSGLMNNNNNNSINQNRNVNLMDSGPPVKINGIISQLRDDESSDRLEVICEQSRQSSNSSSSPSANIPLMRIVQSVKHTKRRDGRAIKEGWLVHFTNKDKSVKRHYWRLDSKAITLFVSDQGSKYYREIPLNEILTVDAARNLQSEVLHCFEIRTANVDYFVGQDPLYNLKEGDPMLALPPPDSGIGAYLAKSWETAIKQALMPVTNIRSESAGGEPEEKVTDMSQLYQIFPDEVLGSGQFGIVYGGVHRKTHRTVAIKVIDKLRFPTKQEAQLKNEVAILQNLSHAGVVNLERMFETPERIFVVMEKLKGDMLEMILSHQNGRLNERVTKFLITQILVALKYLHSRNIVHCDLKPENVLLSSDNEFPQVKLCDFGFARIIGEKSFRRSVVGTPAYLAPEVLRNKGYNRSLDMWSVGVIIYVSLSGTFPFNEDEDINDQIQNAAFMYPPNPWKEISSDAIDLINNLLQVKQRKRFTVDKSLLHCWLQDLQTWNDLRILESQVGLRYLTHESDDARWSNSSISGGIP
- the LOC5576480 gene encoding serine/threonine-protein kinase D1 isoform X3, giving the protein MAGPEITFIFQFGNLRDIVTVSSHALTLKTLKDLACDFINTKVPENGLNRLSDRLLLFRHDYTSSNVLQMINSAAEIVDETLVEVVLTANPINAPGSDDIPLVRPHALAVHSYKAPTFCDFCGEMLFGLVRQGLKCEGCGLNYHKRCVIKVPNNCSRVEHTGVLNAGSCSSGNRRTSSQPARSPSGGSSTSLISDDQATSGSGSLLLNPNVQSTANIRQSRSPSLGSRGGAVGGIKIPHSFSIHTYTRPTVCQYCKKLLRGLFKQGVQCRDCHYNAHKKCVDLVPKDCTGENTQPVDPHDDRNLLGEREMTYKEDTGDESDVDDNLCGSGLMNNNNNNSINQNRNVNLMDSGPPVKINGIISQLRDDESSDRLEVICEQSRQSSNSSSSPSANIPLMRIVQSVKHTKRRDGRAIKEGWLVHFTNKDKSVKRHYWRLDSKAITLFVSDQGSKYYREIPLNEILTVDAARNLQSEVLHCFEIRTANVDYFVGQDPLYNLKEGDPMLALPPPDSGIGAYLAKSWETAIKQALMPVTNIRSESAGGEPEEKVTDMSQLYQIFPDEVLGSGQFGIVYGGVHRKTHRTVAIKVIDKLRFPTKQEAQLKNEVAILQNLSHAGVVNLERMFETPERIFVVMEKLKGDMLEMILSHQNGRLNERVTKFLITQILVALKYLHSRNIVHCDLKPENVLLSSDNEFPQVKLCDFGFARIIGEKSFRRSVVGTPAYLAPEVLRNKGYNRSLDMWSVGVIIYVSLSGTFPFNEDEDINDQIQNAAFMYPPNPWKEISSDAIDLINNLLQVKQRKRFTVDKSLLHCWLQDLQTWNDLRILESQVGLRYLTHESDDARWSNSSISGGIP
- the LOC5576480 gene encoding serine/threonine-protein kinase D1 isoform X2, producing MAGPEITFIFQFGNLRDIVTVSSHALTLKTLKDLACDFINTKVPENGLNRLSDRLLLFRHDYTSSNVLQMINSAAEIVDETLVEVVLTANQILLSAINAPGSDDIPLVRPHALAVHSYKAPTFCDFCGEMLFGLVRQGLKCEGCGLNYHKRCVIKVPNNCSRVEHTGVLNAGSCSSGNRRTSSQPARSPSGGSSTSLISDDQATSGSGSLLLNPNVQSTANIRQSRSPSLGSRGGAVGGIKIPHSFSIHTYTRPTVCQYCKKLLRGLFKQGVQCRDCHYNAHKKCVDLVPKDCTGENTQPVDPHDDRNLLGEREMTYKEDTGDESDVDDNLCGSGLMNNNNNNSINQNRNVNLMDSGPPVKINGIISQLRDDESSDRLEVICEQSRQSSNSSSSPSANIPLMRIVQSVKHTKRRDGRAIKEGWLVHFTNKDKSVKRHYWRLDSKAITLFVSDQGSKYYREIPLNEILTVDAARNLQSEVLHCFEIRTANVDYFVGQDPLYNLKEGDPMLALPPPDSGIGAYLAKSWETAIKQALMPVTNIRSESAGGEPEEKVTDMSQLYQIFPDEVLGSGQFGIVYGGVHRKTHRTVAIKVIDKLRFPTKQEAQLKNEVAILQNLSHAGVVNLERMFETPERIFVVMEKLKGDMLEMILSHQNGRLNERVTKFLITQILVALKYLHSRNIVHCDLKPENVLLSSDNEFPQVKLCDFGFARIIGEKSFRRSVVGTPAYLAPEVLRNKGYNRSLDMWSVGVIIYVSLSGTFPFNEDEDINDQIQNAAFMYPPNPWKEISSDAIDLINNLLQVKQRKRFTVDKSLLHCWLQDLQTWNDLRILESQVGLRYLTHESDDARWSNSSISGGIP